CCCCGGGGGGGGGGGACAGACGCGCATCCGGGCGGGGAAGACTCACTTCTTCTTCTCCACCATCTGCATGAACTCTTTCGCGTGCTCGAAATCCGGATCGAGTTTGATGGACTCCCGCAGATTATCGAGGGCGTCGCCCCGGTTTCCCTTGTGCCAGAAGGCGCGGCCCAGATTGAAGTACAGGACCGGGTCCTTTGCGTCGATCTCGATGGCTTTCCGGTAGTTGCTGATGGCCGCATCGTACATCTGCTGCTTCCGCAGGACGATGCCCAGATCGTTCAGTGTGTGCTTGTTTTCTTTCTCGTAGAGCTTGGTGTTATCGCCCAACTGGTCGAAAATTTCCTTCGCTTTTTCGACATCCCCGGACTCAAGGTATGCCTGTCCCAAGCCAAAGCTGGCCTGTACATGGGTCCCATCCACCTTGAGCGCATTCTGAAACTCGTACTGGGCGCTGAAGTACTCTTTTTTCTCCAGGTGAATCTGTCCCTGGCGGGCAAGCTTGCTGGCGTGCTCCTCCTCGGGAGTTTTCTTCACTTCCTCTTCCTTGGACTCTTCCTTGGTGAAGCGCTTCTCGAAAGCTTCCCGCGTCAACTTTTCGGCTTCCATCCCGGTCGAAGTACCAGTGAGTTTGAGGTATTCGAGGATGACGACATCGCCATCCTCGCGGGCCCAGTAGCGGACGTTCGCGTGCAGGCCGCCCGTCATTGTTTTTTCTTCGTAGTAGATGCCTTCGATTTTTTCTTCAGCCATGATCTCCTCCGGACCAACACCCCGAGATATTTGCTGTCAGGAAACGGCCTTCCGCAGAATCTCCCGGTATCCTTCGTAGACATCCTCACCGTAGCGGGCGGGCGGAAGCACCTCGGTCAGCTTCCCATCCTCGAATTTTTTCTCCGAGGCGAAGGGATTATGAAAAATTTCGCCCGAGGGAAGAAACAGCGTCGGGCTCGTCATTAGGACGTCTTCCTCATCCCGAAGGCGCATGGCCTCACGGTAGTCGTCCATCGTGTTTTCCCTGTATTTCCCGCTGCCGAGATCGGCCCCGATCGGCGCCGGATCGAGGCCGGCTTCGACCGCGATCTCGAGAATCACCTCCCGCTCGTCGATGCGGCGCCCCTCCCAGTAGAATCCCTTCCGGAGCTTCAGATCGTAGACCCGCGCCTTCTCCGGGTCCTGCCCGTAGGCGCTCACATAGGCTTCATAGAGCGGCAGTGTCGTCCGCACGTACTCCTCGTGCGGCCAGCCCTTGCAGGGCGAAAGCGGCTCCTGCACGGCGATCAGGGGCCACTCCTGATCCACGATGTGGCGGGGCGCCGGACGCCCGTTGATTACCTCCAGCGGAAACGCCCGGTACCTGAGTGCCACCTTCCCCTCGAACTCGGGCCACACCTTGTCCAGCCGCGCCGCGGCCATGTAGGCCCAGGGTCAGTGGTATTCGTGAAAAATTTCGATGATCGCGGTTTCAGCCATGAAAACACCCTTCAAGTAACGGGTCTATTCGAGCCCCCTGAGATAGTCCGCCACGCGCGCCATCGGGAGCACGTCCGCATATTTCATGTGCATGTCGAAGAGATTCACCTTGTGGGACATCTGCGCCCGATCGGCCACGCACTCCTCGGGCACGATCACCTTGAAGTTGAGGTTGAAAGCATCCAGCACCGAGCCGCGCACGCAGCCGCTCGTGCTCATTCCGGTGACGATCACCGTATCTATCTGGCTGTATATCAAAAGTCCGGCCAGCTGAGTCCCGTAAAAGACGCTCGGCTTCGACTTGATGAGCACCGTCTCGCCATCCCGCGGGGCGACCGCGGGATAGATGTCGTGCGCATATGGAAGCCCATCCCCATCCTCTTCCACCGCCCGCGCTCCCCGGCTCTTCCAGTTCCCCATCAGCTGGGAGGAGCCCCGGTCATCGTTCGTCGAATAGTAGACGGGAATGCCCCGCTCGCGTGCCGTCTCAAGGAGGGTGGCGATGTTCTCCGCGCAGGGGACTCCCGTTTTCGAGTAGCCGCTGCTGAACCGGTCGTCCACGAAGGCGTAGCTCATATCAACGATGAGCAGCGCCGGGCGCTCGCCGAAGCCCACCTCCTTCGCGCCGCGGTACTTGTCGAGCATCGCCTTGTCTTCCGCGGGAATCACATCATCCCAAATCGCCATTTCGCTCCCCTTCGATGGCTCGCCCATATGCAGGAGAGAGCGATTTTACGGCCCCCGTTCGCGAGAGACAATCGCGGCCGGGGGCCGGAAACGCATTCCGCCCAAAGGGTTATGTTATGATGATTTCAAGGCGGCCCGGCCCAATTCCGGCCAAAGGAGCTTCGATGAACCCTCCCGATGAGCGCTTGCGCGAGCGGCTCGCCGCCGCCCGGAACATCGCCGTCGTGGGCCTCTCGCCCCGGATGCACCGGACGAGCCACCGCATCGGCGCCTATCTCCAGGAGGCGGGCTACCGGATTTTTCCCGTCAACCCGAACGCGGACACAGTTCTCGGGGAGACCGCCCGGGGCCGCCTCGCCGATCTGGAGGAGCCGATCGACATCGTGAACGTCTTCCGCCGGAACCAGTTCATCCCCCGGGTGGCCGAGGGCGTCCTCCGGATGAGCCCCCGCCCCAGCCTCGTCTGGATGCAGCTGGGGATTTTCCATGAAGAAAGCGCCCGGAAGCTCGAAGCGGCGGGCATCGAGGTGGTGCAGGATCTGTGCATCAAGGTCGAACACCGGCGGCTTCTGGCCGGGCCCTAGAGAGGCGGCTCCCGTGCGGCAGCGCAACTCGCGCGCGCGTTATCTTTTTCTCCTTCCCGCGGTGCTGATTTTGTCCGGATTTCTCGGCTTCATCGAAAACTTCTTTCTCTATCATCCCCGGAGGGACCTCGACCTCTCCCCCGCCCTCTACAAGATTCCCTTCGAGGAAGTCCGCTTCCGCGCGGCCGATGGCACCGATCTCCACGGCTGGTTCATCCCCCCGGCCGAGGTGGAGGG
The sequence above is drawn from the bacterium genome and encodes:
- a CDS encoding tetratricopeptide repeat protein: MAEEKIEGIYYEEKTMTGGLHANVRYWAREDGDVVILEYLKLTGTSTGMEAEKLTREAFEKRFTKEESKEEEVKKTPEEEHASKLARQGQIHLEKKEYFSAQYEFQNALKVDGTHVQASFGLGQAYLESGDVEKAKEIFDQLGDNTKLYEKENKHTLNDLGIVLRKQQMYDAAISNYRKAIEIDAKDPVLYFNLGRAFWHKGNRGDALDNLRESIKLDPDFEHAKEFMQMVEKKK
- a CDS encoding isochorismatase family protein; translated protein: MAIWDDVIPAEDKAMLDKYRGAKEVGFGERPALLIVDMSYAFVDDRFSSGYSKTGVPCAENIATLLETARERGIPVYYSTNDDRGSSQLMGNWKSRGARAVEEDGDGLPYAHDIYPAVAPRDGETVLIKSKPSVFYGTQLAGLLIYSQIDTVIVTGMSTSGCVRGSVLDAFNLNFKVIVPEECVADRAQMSHKVNLFDMHMKYADVLPMARVADYLRGLE
- a CDS encoding CoA-binding protein, producing the protein MNPPDERLRERLAAARNIAVVGLSPRMHRTSHRIGAYLQEAGYRIFPVNPNADTVLGETARGRLADLEEPIDIVNVFRRNQFIPRVAEGVLRMSPRPSLVWMQLGIFHEESARKLEAAGIEVVQDLCIKVEHRRLLAGP